The sequence TGGCAAGAGTCTCACGGCATTTAAAGTACCATCGGGTAGTAAAGGAGAAACGTGAGCCTCACCTTGCGAGACGGAAAAGctatatttgatgaataaaccAGACCTCAGGTGCTTTCTGGAACGTGTATTTCCACTACTTCGCTGTGCTTTTGTCACACCACGCTTTTCCTTCTGAGCGTCAAGAGTAAATCGGTTTtccggttttgttttgttttttcatttaaaacatctCTCCTTACGCTAGTGATGTCATCCCTGGAAGACTGAGATGTAAGAAGAGGTGAATCATGTATCACCTTCGCATCTCTTCTAGAATTACATCAGCCAGAGCCCTGGGGTGCAGTGGGGATAAAAGCCAAAAAGtagaggggaggaaagagggaaagggagggtgccggtggggggagggaaagagagagccgGTTCTTTTGCAGtctgcttattttcttctttctccttcctcaacCCCTAAACACCCCTTCCCTATTTATAAATCAGATAACAGGAAAAATCAGACTTTAAAGAGACAGTTGCCTTATATTTATTGATGGTGTTGGTGTAAATGTCACTTGTCTGAACTTTCTGACCAATCACCATACCCCCATCAGTCACAGATGAAAGCCACCTTGGCATTCTCATTGGACACATCAATTGGATTAAGAAGGAAGACATGAagaccctgccccacccccaagtaTTCATCAAATGATCTTCACGGTGATGAATGTTCTCATCAGTTTCAAACAGCAAAGAAACTGGCAGTGCACGGAAATAACCTGAAATATGAAATTACTGAAATGTGAAACCTAACCATGCAAACTAGCGATGACCCCCAGCTGCCCTTCCTGCCCTCTCTCTACCTGAGGGTTTGAAAACATCATCCAATAATGTGTAGCTGAGGTATTCAGCAAAAGGGATAGGGACTCAACCCAACCAAAATATAATAGAAGAGAAATATAAGCTCGGCCTTGTTCTAATGCCCTCAGAAAGTGACtctgaatatttttcaatttcccacccacccacccaccctttgCTTTTCTAAAGATCATCTTATGCCTGAACCACTCCTGTTAATTAGGGAGAAAATCTACCACCCCCTTCCTCTGTGGCTCCAGTGAATTCCAGACTCCCTAGGATCACTGGGTCTAGCTGCTCGGACcacatttatgatgaaaacaaaaccaagggCCTCAGGACGCTACTCGAGGGAAGGCCAGGAGAGCGATCAATTTCTGCAACATAGGAAAAGGGGCCCATAggggcaaagggaaaaaaaagtttgcagAATGCACAGTTTGGGCAGAATCTTATTACAGCTTCCAGCTGATCGGGTGTAGCCAAACTAGAGACATCTGTTTGGAGTttacaacagaaacaaacacacggAAAGCATGAAAACgctaagacacacacacagaccaagCTCTAGCAGTTCTTCTCCGCCTTGACCTCCAAACCATTCTCCCACTGGGTCATGCCGGGttgtagaaggaaaggaaataggctcttccacctgcccctgccccgaCCCCACCCCACGTGCACCATGACTCATTCAAGCCATGACTGGAACCTCTCCActttcctctctccttgactttccTCCCAGGAAAAACAGAGATGCTCCCACTCCTGAGAGCATCGTGGGGACTTTCCTTAGTTCTCTAATTCACACCTTTAAAGCTCCTTGAGCTGTCTGGAAAGGAAAAGGTGAACCACAGAAGAAGGTGGTAAAACCTCAGAAGACCTTGAAAGTCACCCCTCCCTAAATAACCTCACAGGTCTGGCAATGAGGAACAGAACTCAATGGGCATCTCCAAGAACTGCctcaaagaagtcagaaaaatccTACGCTCACACAACTAATAATAAGTGAAGAACACGGCCCTAGCTGCAGCACACAGAGTTGCAGAGGACCAGAAAGGCCCCAGGCTACGCATAAAGTGGGTTCCCCTTCCCTAATTACCTCCAAGCCCCGCAAAGGACAATGACTgtcctcccactccatcccagcTATGGTCACACCCTCTGCCGCCCAGCCCCACGGCCAAGCATTTTCTGAAGCAGGTCTAGACACTCACCTGTTCTGttaaattttcctctttattctctCCCCACTGGCGGGCAAACAGAACCAGAGCAGTGctactctttaaaaataacaaaatgttttaTACACATCTCTGTATATACAACTGAACAACATTTTACATGtcccttttgcacagcaaaagataTAAACATTGGACTCTGACAACAGttatgtacaaaaaaaaaatgtcaaaaatactTCACAACAGtgcaaaaatattttacacaGTATCATGGAGTGAGATCTTTTGAGCGGAAGCaaggtgtgtgtgtttctaaagGAAAACTCCTTTTTTAGATATTAGATGTCTTTAACTGTAAACAAAATGCAACTTTCTTtctccccccctcccttccccaccagtTATTTGAGGAATTTGGCAGAATTTCAAGGGTCTGAGTCTGAGGTAAACAACCCAAGCTCTCGCACCAAAAAGACTGGGGGCAAGGAGGTGGCACTAAAGCCTCAAACGTTGAGagcaaatcctttttttttttttttaatgacatgtcAGTGACAGCGCCAGGCCGCTCCCAGCTGGGGGCTTGTGGAGGAAGTTAACCCCTCCTCCTCAGGCCCCAGCTGCCCACAAACAGGAAACTGGCCAGCAGGCACCTCACGCCTGCGGGGCTTTGCTAACACCagctgcccttcccctccccagaccccagagggctgcctctctccccttccttgtAGGGTTTCCCTCCCCCATATCTCCACGTGCAATCTGAGCCCTGCTTCAAACAGAGCCAAAcgtatgggggtgggggagggtctgGGCCTCAAGtgtcccctttcccctttcttgGGGGCGGGGGTCGGGAAGGTAAGCAAGTGGTGGAGAGACGGGGGTGGGGTGTCACGATGCGGCAACAGGGGCGCGCACAGGACATTGCTGGGAGCTCAGCCCGAGTGGGGCTCGTCTGGTCTGGCGCAGTCGGCGGGGTCCGACTGGTCCCCGGCGGTGGTAGTGGTAGCTTCCGGGCCCCCTCCTTCGATGGAGCTCTCGCTACCCGTGCTCTCACCCGACAGCAGGCGCGTCACCCGCAAGTCGGCCTGCAGGCTGCGCACGTCGTTGCCGAAGCTGAGCTCTCCCAGATCATTAATAAGCTGGGACAGCTCGGCCTTCATGTCGGAGGTGCTGCCCAGCAGCAGAGACGGCGACCCAGCCTCAGGGCCCGGCGAGACCCCGCCGCCCCCCAGCACCTCTTCGCGGCCACTCTCCAGCGTGTCCAGCAAGTCCCCGCATTCGAAGTGCATGGCCACCACCAGCGCCCGCTGCGCCTCGGCCTCTTGCTCTGCCGGGTCGCTCTCCCCGGCTCGGTCCTCTTCCtcatccccctcctcctcctccgggcAGCCCTCCGTGTGcacccctctctcttcctcctgcagCTCCTGCTCCTGCTGTTCGCCGAGCAGATCCTCGGTGATGGAGCCGAGCTTGGGCGCGCTGCGGCTGCGCTCCACCGGCGGCTTGTAGCAGCAGGGTCCGTGCAGGAGCAGCTTGCGCAGGGGCACCAGCGGGATGGTGTGCGCGCCCACCAGCTCCTGCTGTTGGTGACGCGCGTCGTCCCGCCGCTTGAGCCGTTTAAATTCCGCCAGAGCGTTGGCTGACGTCTGGTAGAGCAGCAGGGCCATGGCCTGCGCCTTCTCGGGCTTGGACACCAGCACCGCGTGGCAGCGCAGCATTACCGCCTTGTGTTTGAGCTCGTGCCGGTAAACCCAGGCGAAGACCTTGGGCAGTCGCGCGTCCGCCACGCAGTAGGTAACGCGGTGCAGCAGGTAGAGGTGGCCCGGGCGGCGCAGCGCACGCTCCTCGGCGTGCACCATGCGGATACCCTGCGCACTCACAGTCAGCTTCATCTTGGTGCCCTGACGGCCCGCCTCGCTCTTGCTCCAGATCTTGCCCACCGCTAGGTCGGTGCAGCCGTCGCCGCGCGCCTGGATGGTGGTGGCATTGCCCAAGTAGAGCACGGTGTAAGTTGGGTCCTCGCTGGTGATGTGCAGCTTCTTGCGCTTGGAGCGGAACATGCTGCCCACCCGGCTGAGCGCGCCTTCGGGGCACGCCCGTGCCAGAGAGCTGAGCGCCGAGTAGTGCAGGCTCACCGCGTAGCCCTTGGGTTTGGACGCCTGCCGTGGCGGCGCCTCGGCCAGCAGCTCGAACTTGTGCTTCTTCCACGGCAGCATCTCCGGAGGGCGCCCCAGCGCAgctgggcggcggcggcggagcgcCGATTGAGAGCCCGGCTGAGCCACCCGCCCCGGCCGGGCCCGGCCGGGGCAAGACCGAAAAATAAAACTCTGCTGGGAGTGGCCCAGTCGGAgggagtgggggcgggggagaTGTTCGAGAACCCCGCCGAAAGAGGTAGgggtagaatttttttaaagaggatttAACTGCAAGGAGAGGGGGTGGGTAGGAGCACACAGATTTACCCCAGCCTGGGCAGGACCAGGGCAAAGAGTCTTGGGCAAGCAAAATGAGAGAAAGCACGAGAGTGGAGCAGAAAATGTCTTTAGAAAAAAGGGATGCGTGCGTGCAGCAAAAGCAGCCGGGATGGTGCGAGAATACGCAGGAACTCCTCGGCGAAGGTGAAAAGGGGCCccctcgcacacacacacaatccccaGGGCTAGGGCCAGAAACCGCGGAAACTCAACCGCGAGTGTGCCCAGGGGTCggtgctccccacccccaagggGTGCTGTAGGCAGAGAGCCCCTCGGCTGAGCGGGTCCCAGAATCAGCTGCTTGCCCCGAGTGCGCTCAGATGGTGGGTCCTGCTGGCCGCGGCGGGCCCAGCGCAGCAGTCCCGCCGTGGCTCACTGCATTTTCTCTCCCGCAGGACGCCGGGGACTCTGGCTTCGCCGGCTCACTGTCCGGGCTGGCTCCGCCAGGGCAGCGCCGGCCTCCGAGGGCGGGGCGTGCGCATGGTCGGCTCCGGGGATGGTCGCTACCTCATTTCTTCTCTCCGGAGGGTGTCCGACTGCGCTCCCGGGATCCCCTGGCTCGGCCGCCCGCCTTTGCAGCGCGCCCCCTCCGGTGTCGCGAGCGGTAGCTGCCTCGCCAGCCTCATATCCTTGCCGTCTGGGAGGAAGATCTCGGGTAAATATAGGCCGGCGCGAACCATTCGCCGCGCGGGGACAGGGGAGGAGCAGAGAAGAGGATCTGTTTCGGGCTTGGAAGGCCGGCGGGTTCCTGGTCTCTTAAAGGGACCTGGTTGCAGCCATTGGTTGAGGGAAAGGGGAGAACTGTCCAACCTGGCAATTAAATCCCAAGTTTACCAGCAGAAATTCTGTAGAATTTATCTACAAAAATCGCCAAGACCTTTGGTTACCCCGCAAGAAAAGCAACTTGAATTCTGACACTCCACTCCCAGCCTGAATTGCAACTCACTGATGTGTGTCTCCATCGGAACTTCtgggggaggtggtggagggTGGGATTTACACTACAAAATACAAAAAGGTTGGGGAAATAGTGATTCTTTCCGTGTGTAATAGTTTTCTGAAATTGACTGGgtgctgtttaattttttttttccaaaattttattctattaaagaaaataaagaggagcAAAGAAAACGCTGAGACTTATCTTTCACTATCTTGGAGCCCTTTCTCCACAGGCAAAGAGCAGATAGTGAAAAGAGAGATGAGTGGTAATGGGATGATTAGCGTGAACACTATAGTATGTGTTTGGTAAATAAGGTGCTTCCAGCTTCTGACCCCCAGCAGTGCCCCCTCCTTCTGTCAGGCCTCAGAGTGGAGCAGTTTTCTGAGATATATTCAATTTCTAAGTGATGCTTGTGTGTGGTTAGAACTCAGTTTATAATTTGGCAGGCCAGTCATTCAGTTTTATTACATCATTGTCACATTATGGATGAGAATTCCTAGTAGAAAATCAAATGATGTTTTTTATTTGTGTCAAATAATGCCCGGCCACCCTCCACAGAGAATGATTAACattaatctttcttttctcttgtgccAGCTGGATAATGTCACTTTAATCATCTGGCCGGCTTGACCCTTGGCTAGTAACTCATTTCTGGGCCCTCGAAACAACGGGCTTGCCTCTACGGTCTGCTCAGTCAAAGCAACACCACTTCTAGCTGGAATGTGCAGGTGACCCTGCATCAAACTCCCAAGCTCATCCCAGAGGAGGAGAGTAGGCCCTCCCACTCCCCAGGCCCAGTCTACTGGGGATGTAGATGTCTCTGGCTTCCATACCAGGTTCTGATTTCAAAACAACTGTAACTTCTCGTGGAAATTCTCTGGCCCTCTACCTTTACTAACTTTTAACCTTTCTTTGAACTCTAACCCAATTTTCTAGAGTCACTGGCGCTGCGCTTCAATTTAACTAACTTTCCTGAGTACCTTTTGGTACCAGGCCCTGAGCTGGGAACAGACCTAATTCCTGTCTCCAAGAAGCTCCCAGTCCAATGAAGGATGTAAACTTCACCCACCTCTGGGCTTCTTCTGGAATGTAAGTTCTGTGAGAGCACCCTATCTCCCTCCAGTGCCTGACACTActtaattgttgaatgaatgaatgacatatGCATGTAAACAAGAAGACAGAGGGAACTAAATGCCCTGAGACAAGACCCAAAGTACTCCGAGAAGCTGGAAGAAAAGGTTCTTTGTGACTAGGAAAATCAGAAAAGCTTCCATGGAGGTGGTGAAGTGTGAAATATGGACAGGATTTTGCCACGGAGGGAAGAATTAAAGGGCTttccagatatagagaacagCAAAATTATAGAACATAAAAATGCGTGCATATGTGTAGTTGAGGATGGCATTTGACAATTGTgacaatgaaagaagaaaatttcccGATCAAGCAAGGATGTCTCCTGATCATGCCCTCCTAGTCTCTGAGGGAAGGAATGGCATTTTCATGGCTGGCTGGTCCCAGACTGTCATTAGACCAAAGCTCTAATGCCTTACTCCTCAGCTGCACTGATGGGTTAATGGAGGTACGGTGTTGGAATGAGCTGGTTAGGACTATAAGAAGCCATTTAAACcgaggttaattcctcttctgcTCCCATTTCTGGAATATCTTGCAGTGGCAATGGAGTAGATGGTATGTGCTCCCAACAAAAAATTCCGATAAAAAACCCACCAAATTAACCTGTGCTAAGTGACCTTTAGCTGGTCCATAATCTCGAAGTCTAGACTCTACAAAAGCAGGCGTCATATTCAAGCAGTTAACATTTCCAAATTACTCAGAGGTCCAGGGACCAGAAGTGTTTGAGCAGGAAGAGAAGGGACCAGTGGTGGGAGCTAAGGCTGGTCTCAGCCTCCACGAGAGGCACCTCTTTGGGCTTCATGCGGTGGCAGGGAAACCAGTGGACCACAGCAGCAGGGAGGACTCCACTGGCGGGCCAGGCTTTCCAGTGGAGCCAGAGTGTCAGACCCAGATGCACAGGCCCACAGAGCTGCTCCTGGGCTGTCTTCTTAATAAGCCTGTTTTCAACCTGGGGAGGACAGAGAAATTCTAGGCAAATGTCAACACTCTGACATGTGAGTCCCGCTCTGTGCAGATTTGAGACACAGAGCAGTTCCAGAAGAGACCTCAGCAAAGTCAGCCGGAAACGGCTTAGAAACTGCATAGGACCGCAGACTGCACTTGTTTTTTATGACACTGCCCCATCTACTGGTGCCAGGCAGAAGTGACACTTGATGAGATGGTTTCTCATAGAACTGGATAAGCCAGTGGTTGAATCAATACACAGCCAAGTCACAGCTGGAAAGAAACCCAGCCTCTAACGTAACATGTAAGAGTCAGCCTTTTAGCGCGCAGGAAGCTTTCAGGCTGGTTTTCTCCCACCTTATTTCTTGCATAACGCTCCTGCCTCTTGGTCCCCCTCCCGCTACACCCCACTGAATGAACACCCCGCTTCAGAGACGATAAATGACGTACCTGGGATCTTcaaagtcattcaacaaatatttgtggatgtGATTTGTGGGTATACTGTGGATGTGATGTTGTTGCTGGGGATACTGCCCCAAAGCAGACAGAcgggtctctgccctcatgggatTTATGTCCTATGGGGAGGCAGATAATCAGCAAACAAATAACTAATAAAGTATCAGTTAGTGATAAGTTTccgaggaaaagaaaacagtgttAGGAGTAGGAAGTAGCTGGCTTAGACAGCAGAGCCAGGGAAGGCATCTCTGGGCAGAGACCTGGATGGGATGGAGCCAGCCAGGCAAAGATATGAAGGGAGAACATTCCAACCCGTGTTGGCCAAAGTGGTAGTCACTGGCCACGTGTGGCTAATGAACACTTGACATGTACTTGGTCCAAACTGAGACGTGATGCCAACATGAAATACACTCTGGATTTTAAAGACTTAGTAAGATAAGAAGGATGTAAATTATCTCAATGATTTGATAGTAATTATATATcgaatgataatattttggctaTTTTGAGTTAATGGAATATACTATTcaaattaattttgcctgtttccttttacttctttaatgTGGCTGCTAGAACATTTAAAACTATACATATGGACAGCTTTGTGCTAGGCAAAGGGCACACCCAGTACGAAGTCCCCAAGGTGGGAAT is a genomic window of Delphinus delphis chromosome 4, mDelDel1.2, whole genome shotgun sequence containing:
- the FAM43A gene encoding protein FAM43A, which produces MLPWKKHKFELLAEAPPRQASKPKGYAVSLHYSALSSLARACPEGALSRVGSMFRSKRKKLHITSEDPTYTVLYLGNATTIQARGDGCTDLAVGKIWSKSEAGRQGTKMKLTVSAQGIRMVHAEERALRRPGHLYLLHRVTYCVADARLPKVFAWVYRHELKHKAVMLRCHAVLVSKPEKAQAMALLLYQTSANALAEFKRLKRRDDARHQQQELVGAHTIPLVPLRKLLLHGPCCYKPPVERSRSAPKLGSITEDLLGEQQEQELQEEERGVHTEGCPEEEEGDEEEDRAGESDPAEQEAEAQRALVVAMHFECGDLLDTLESGREEVLGGGGVSPGPEAGSPSLLLGSTSDMKAELSQLINDLGELSFGNDVRSLQADLRVTRLLSGESTGSESSIEGGGPEATTTTAGDQSDPADCARPDEPHSG